A stretch of the Erpetoichthys calabaricus chromosome 3, fErpCal1.3, whole genome shotgun sequence genome encodes the following:
- the krt8 gene encoding keratin, type II cytoskeletal 8: MSIRYQSQTIQSKQSPRNFSSFSYGGPARGSSISTGFGASRPSVVRSSYASSVSSARGMGGGAGSGGSAYGFVSSASMGGGPGFGGGYGFGGGPGFGGPASLPISAVTVNQSLLAPLNLEIDPNIQVIRSQEKEQIKTLNNRFASFIDKVRFLEQQNKMLETKWNLLQEQGGGAGGARSNIEPMFEAYIANLRRQLDSLGQDKIRLEADLQNMQGLVEDFKNKYEDEINKRTECENDFVLIKKDVDEAYMNKIELEAKLESLTDEINFLRQLYEAELHELQNQVKDTSVIVEMDNSRNLDLDSIVAEVRAQYEDIANRSRAEAETWYKSKFDEMQASAGKAGDDLRATKTEISDLTRMIQRLQAEIEALKGQRANLENQIAEAEERGELAVKDAKARIADLEAALQKAKQDMAKQVREYQDLMNLKLALDIEIATYRKLLEGEESRLASGIQAISISKQSSAAPSYGGFSLESATRGYSGGSGFSAGSGFSAGSGSGLMGGSSYGYAPGYGSSGSVSYSTSSTTSSSKPRKNVILKVIEAHDGKVISESSQVLHE; the protein is encoded by the exons ATGTCCATAAGATACCAGAGCCAGACCATCCAGTCCAAGCAGAGCCCTAGGAACTTCAGCAGCTTCAGTTATGGCGGGCCTGCCAGGGGTTCCTCAATAAGCACTGGCTTCGGTGCCAGCAGGCCATCGGTCGTTAGAAGCAGCTATGCCAGCTCTGTGTCGTCGGCACGGGGAATGGGCGGGGGTGCAGGGTCTGGCGGGAGTGCCTACGGCTTTGTGTCCAGCGCCAGTATGGGAGGTGGTCCAGGCTTTGGAGGTGGCTACGGGTTTGGAGGTGGTCCCGGCTTTGGAGGTCCCGCTTCGCTCCCCATCTCTGCAGTGACGGTCAACCAGAGTCTGCTGGCACCTTTGAACCTGGAAATCGACCCCAACATCCAGGTGATCCGATCCCAGGAGAAGGAGCAGATCAAGACCCTGAACAACCGCTTCGCCTCCTTCATCGACAAG GTCCGCTTCCTGGAACAGCAGAATAAGATGCTGGAGACCAAATGGAATCTGCTGCAGGAGCAAGGTGGTGGTGCTGGTGGTGCAAGATCCAACATTGAACCCATGTTTGAGGCCTACATCGCCAACCTGCGCCGCCAGCTGGACTCCCTGGGACAGGACAAGATAAGGCTGGAAGCCGACCTCCAGAACATGCAGGGCCTGGTGGAAGACTTCAAGAACAA aTATGAAGATGAAATCAACAAGCGTACTGAATGTGAGAACGACTTTGTCCTCATCAAGAAG GACGTGGATGAAGCCTACATGAACAAGATCGAGCTCGAGGCCAAACTGGAGAGCCTTACGGATGAAATCAATTTCCTGAGACAGCTCTACGAGGCG GAACTCCATGAGTTGCAGAACCAAGTCAAAGACACTTCTGTGATTGTGGAAATGGACAACAGCCGAAACCTGGACCTGGACTCGATTGTGGCGGAAGTGCGCGCTCAGTATGAAGACATTGCCAACCGCAGTCGGGCAGAGGCAGAGACCTGGTACAAGTCTAAG TTTGATGAGATGCAGGCTTCTGCCGGAAAAGCCGGTGACGATCTTCGTGCGACCAAGACAGAGATTTCAGATCTGACCAGAATGATCCAGAGGCTCCAGGCTGAGATCGAGGCCCTGAAAGGACAG AGAGCCAACCTGGAGAACCAAATCGCAGAAGCGGAGGAACGTGGCGAGCTGGCAGTCAAAGATGCCAAGGCCCGCATTGCTGACCTGGAAGCCGCCCTACAAAAAGCCAAGCAGGACATGGCCAAGCAAGTGCGTGAGTACCAGGACCTGATGAACCTCAAGCTCGCTCTGGACATCGAGATCGCCACCTACAGAAAACTCCTGGAGGGAGAGGAGAGCAG gCTGGCTAGTGGAATTCAGGCCATCAGCATCTCCAAACAGAGCTCCGCAG CTCCCTCCTATGGCGGATTCAGTCTTGAGAGTGCCACCCGCGGCTATTCCGGTGGCAGTGGGTTCTCTGCCGGCAGTGGGTTCTCTGCCGGCAGCGGCAGCGGGTTGATGGGCGGCAGCAGCTACGGCTACGCCCCTGGATATGGAAGCAGCGGAAGCGTGAGCTACAGCACCAGCAGTACCACCAGCAGCTCAAAGCCCAGGAAGAACGTCATCCTTAAAGTGATCGAGGCCCACGATGGCAAGGTGATATCTGAGTCTTCACAAGTCCTCCACGAATAA